The Ralstonia pickettii DTP0602 genome segment AATCCGGCGTATCGCCTGTTTCTTGCCTGAAAAGGCGAACCATGTGGATGGCCCGTCGGCTCAGGCACCGGCGATGGTCATCTGCTCGAGCAGGATCGAGCCGGTTTCCTTGGTGCCACGCACCAGCGAATCCGCGCCGATCGCAACGATTTGCTTGAGCATCTCGGCCATATTGCCGGCGATGGTGATTTCCTCGACCGGATACTGGATCACACCGTTCTCGACCCAGTAGCCCGAGGCGCCGCGCGAGTAGTCACCGGTCACGTAGTTGACGCCCTGCCCCATCAACTCGGTCACCAGCAGGCCGGTGCCGAGCTTGCGCAGCATCGCCGGGAAGTCGTCGCCCGGCTCGGTCAGCTTGCTCGACAGCGTCAGGTTGTGCGAGCCACCGGCGTTGCCGGTGGTCTGCATGCCAAGCTTTCGCGCGGAGTAGGTCGACAGGAAATAGCCCTGCACCACGCCATCCACGACCACGTCGCGCTCGCGGGTGCGCACGCCTTCCTCGTCGAATGGGGCGCTGCCCATGGCGCCAGGGGTATGCGGCTGCTCGTGGATCTGCACGTGCGGGGCGAATACGGTCTTGCCCAGCGAATCGCACAGGAAGGTGGACTTGCGGTACAGCGCACCGCCCGACACCGCCTGCACGAAGGCGCCCAGCAGGCCCGCGGCCAGCGGCGCCTCGAACAGCACCGGGCAGCGGCGCGTGGACAGCTTGCGCGCCTGCAGCCGCGCCAGCGCGCGTTCGGCGGCGTACTTGCCGATGTCTTCCGGCGCCGCCAGCACCGTTGGCGAGCGCTTGGACGAGTACCAGTCGTCGCGCTGCATGCCGCTGCCGCTGCCGGCGATCGGCGCGCACGAGATAAAGTGGCGCGAATACGGATAGCCGCCGACGAAGCCGCGCGAGGTGGCCAGCACGAACTGCGAATGCTGGGCCGACACGCTGGCGCCGTCGCTGTTGCGGATGCGCGGCGACACCGCGAAGGCCGCGGCCTCGGCGCGGGTGGCGATGTCGATCGCGGCTTCGGCGTCGATGTTCCACGGGTGGAACAGGTCCAGGTCCTGCGGCGAGCGCTCCAGCAGTTCTTCTTCCGCCAGGCCGGCGCACTCGTCCTCGGCGGTGAAGCGAGCGATGTTGTAGGCCGCCTCGGCCGTGGCGCGCAATGCCGCTGGCGAGAAGTCTGAGGTGCTGGCGTTGCCGCGACGCTTGCCGATCATCACCGTGACACCGACCACCTTGTCGCGGTTCTGCTCGATGGTTTCCACCTGCCCCTTGCGCACCGACACCGACAGGCCGCTGCCTTCGGAGATCTCGGTGGCGGCATCGGTCGCCCCCAGTTCGCGTGCCACACGCAGCACATCGGCGGCCATCTCGCTGAGCTGGGCCTGGGTGTAGGTGAAGTGCGCGGTCTGTTCTGCAATATGGTCCATGGGGTCCATGCTGGGCGGGTGTCATCAAAAGTCCAAGCGGCAATCATAGCAAGATAAAATGCCGGGCATGACGCGAAATTCCCGTAATCCGAA includes the following:
- a CDS encoding peptidase C69 (K03592: pmbA; PmbA protein); protein product: MDPMDHIAEQTAHFTYTQAQLSEMAADVLRVARELGATDAATEISEGSGLSVSVRKGQVETIEQNRDKVVGVTVMIGKRRGNASTSDFSPAALRATAEAAYNIARFTAEDECAGLAEEELLERSPQDLDLFHPWNIDAEAAIDIATRAEAAAFAVSPRIRNSDGASVSAQHSQFVLATSRGFVGGYPYSRHFISCAPIAGSGSGMQRDDWYSSKRSPTVLAAPEDIGKYAAERALARLQARKLSTRRCPVLFEAPLAAGLLGAFVQAVSGGALYRKSTFLCDSLGKTVFAPHVQIHEQPHTPGAMGSAPFDEEGVRTRERDVVVDGVVQGYFLSTYSARKLGMQTTGNAGGSHNLTLSSKLTEPGDDFPAMLRKLGTGLLVTELMGQGVNYVTGDYSRGASGYWVENGVIQYPVEEITIAGNMAEMLKQIVAIGADSLVRGTKETGSILLEQMTIAGA